One window of Sardina pilchardus chromosome 2, fSarPil1.1, whole genome shotgun sequence genomic DNA carries:
- the tox4a gene encoding TOX high mobility group box family member 4-B isoform X1: MDLNFYSDLSDGSRQQVDSDFLDAQSFNGYESMDKFPGGSDNYMTITGTSHPFLSSTTFHTPSLGDEEFEIPPISLDPDTALTVEDVEAHFDELTDSSGGGGGPLGAGGLSQNAVVGGTDPSFASTYVSAQTQGLEHLSLGVMNQSGGSALLSSTLAVDLGHSMDSHFSSSSPMPIDVPLGDMSDGVLGHNQLTTIDHSELSAQLGLSLGGAVMLSRTKSPDQPLSATPSPAGSLQDEDMDDFRQSVLIDPPVSLSSPVIVSHMPSLAGTSQASAASPALVRRIGGKPAMGAIAGVGSGPGVKKGRRKKDPNEPAKPVSAYALFFRDTQAAIKGQNPNATFGEVSKIVASMWDSLGDEQKQVYKRKTDAAKKEYLKALAAYRANMLSKPSAELLDAPASPPLSAPSPVPVAPPAVQARPIRLAHNPDQNTITNICASNIILDLPQVTTRSRTGALPATVMAPAPTLAVTAAAPAPTVTKIIISKQMLQGLQAQGAQIHQIPTSMVTVIPGGMRALQTTIAGGATRQPPPLQQMQHTPPPPRLQQMVHSSALPPLQAKPRVTAAAPPPPLQIKIVPASLQSDMATPVIVTTATGMGQTAVSSSAVAVSLQMAQAQPTAIVATPVEEASADESSEQMEVEWNVSPMAADGTAGTQCVRAGCTNPAVESRDWDKEYCSNECVATHCRDIFMAWCSIRGQNSTTVK, translated from the exons ATGGACCTCAACTTTTATTCCGACCTCTCGGATGGCTCGAGGCAGCAGGTCGACTCGGATTTCTTGGATGCTCAGTCTTTCAATGGATACGAGTCTATGGACAAG tTCCCGGGTGGCAGTGACAACTACATGACCATCACGGGGACGAGCCATCCATTTCTGTCTTCTACG ACCTTTCACACTCCCAGCCTTGGGGATGAAGAATTTGAAATACCACCAATCTCCCTGGATCCTGACACGGCCCTCACCGTAGAGGATGTGGAGGCTCACTTCGATGAGCTGACTGACAGctcaggaggaggggggggaccTCTGGGAGCAGGTGGCCTGTCCCAGAATGCTGTTGTTGGGGGCACGGACCCTTCCTTTGCCTCCACGTATGTGAGTGCGCAGACACAGGGCCTCGAACACCTGAGTCTGGGGGTCATGAACCAGTCTGGAGGGAGTGCACTTCTGAGTTCCACACTGGCAGTG GACCTTGGTCACTCAATGGACTCCCATTTCAGTAGCTCGTCTCCAATGCCCATTGATGTGCCCCTGGGTGATATGAGTGATGGTGTACTGGGTCACAATCAGCTGACCACCATTGACCACTCGGAGCTGAGTGCACAGCTGGGCCTAAGCCTGGGAGGCGCAGTGATGCTGTCGCGCACCAAATCTCCGGACCAGCCCCTGTCAGCCACGCCCTCACCTGCAGGCTCCCTGCAGGACGAAGATATGGACGATTTCAGACAG AGCGTCCTGATAGATCCgccggtctctctctcctcccctgtgaTTGTGTCGCATATGCCCTCGTTGGCAGGCACCTCGCAGGCCTCTGCAGCCTCTCCAGCCCTCGTGCGGAGGATTGGGGGCAAACCCGCCATGGGGGCCATTGCGGGTGTGGGTAGCGGGCCGGGGGtgaagaaggggaggaggaagaaagatcCCAACGAGCCGGCGAAGCCCGTGTCGGCGTACGCCCTCTTCTTCAGGGACACGCAGGCGGCCATCAAGGGCCAGAACCCGAACGCCACCTTTGGGGAGGTGTCCAAAATTGTGGCCTCCATGTGGGACAGCTTGGGCGATGAGCAGAAGCAG GTGTACAAACGGAAGACTGATGCTGCTAAGAAGGAGTACTTGAAAGCACTCGCTGCCTACAGGGCAAATATGCTGTCCAAG cCCTCTGCTGAGCTGCTGGACGCTCCCGCCTCCCCTCCCTTGTCAGCGCCGTCCCCTGTGCCCGTGGCTCCCCCTGCTGTCCAGGCCCGGCCCATCCGGCTGGCCCACAACCCCGACCagaacaccatcaccaacatCTGCGCCTCCAACATCATCCTGGACCTCCCGCAGGTCACCACGCGCTCGCGCACCGGCGCCCTGCCCGCCACCGTCATGGCCCCCGCGCCCACCCTGGCCGTTACCGCCGCCGCCCCGGCGCCCACCGTCACCAAGATCATCATCTCCAAGCAGATGCTGCAGGGCCTGCAGGCCCAGGGCGCCCAGATCCACCAGATCCCCACCTCCATGGTGACGGTGATCCCGGGCGGCATGCGGGCGCTGCAGACCACCATCGCCGGCGGTGCCACGCGCCAGCCGCCGCCGCTGCAGCAGATGCAGCACACGCCTCCGCCCCCGCGCCTCCAGCAGATGGTGCACTCCTCCGCCCTGCCGCCGCTGCAGGCCAAGCCGCGGGTCACGGCCGCCGCGCCGCCGCCCCCGCTCCAGATCAAGATCGTCCCGGCCTCGCTGCAGTCGGACATGGCCACGCCCGTCATCGTGACCACGGCGACGGGCATGGGCCAGACCGCCGTCTCGTCCTCGGCGGTGGCGGTCTCGCTGCAGATGGCGCAGGCTCAGCCTACGGCGATCGTGGCCACTCCTGTGGAGGAGGCCTCAGCAGACGAGAGCTCAGAGcag ATGGAGGTGGAATGGAACGTGTCCCCGATGGCGGCGGATGGCACGGCGGGCACCCAGTGTGTGCGCGCCGGCTGCACCAACCCAGCCGTGGAGAGCCGGGACTGGGATAAGGAGTACTGCAGCAACGAGTGTGTGGCCACCCACTGCAG GGACATCTTTATGGCTTGGTGCTCCATCAGAGGCCAGAACTCGACAACGGTCAAGTGA
- the tox4a gene encoding TOX high mobility group box family member 4-B isoform X2, with protein sequence MEFPGGSDNYMTITGTSHPFLSSTTFHTPSLGDEEFEIPPISLDPDTALTVEDVEAHFDELTDSSGGGGGPLGAGGLSQNAVVGGTDPSFASTYVSAQTQGLEHLSLGVMNQSGGSALLSSTLAVDLGHSMDSHFSSSSPMPIDVPLGDMSDGVLGHNQLTTIDHSELSAQLGLSLGGAVMLSRTKSPDQPLSATPSPAGSLQDEDMDDFRQSVLIDPPVSLSSPVIVSHMPSLAGTSQASAASPALVRRIGGKPAMGAIAGVGSGPGVKKGRRKKDPNEPAKPVSAYALFFRDTQAAIKGQNPNATFGEVSKIVASMWDSLGDEQKQVYKRKTDAAKKEYLKALAAYRANMLSKPSAELLDAPASPPLSAPSPVPVAPPAVQARPIRLAHNPDQNTITNICASNIILDLPQVTTRSRTGALPATVMAPAPTLAVTAAAPAPTVTKIIISKQMLQGLQAQGAQIHQIPTSMVTVIPGGMRALQTTIAGGATRQPPPLQQMQHTPPPPRLQQMVHSSALPPLQAKPRVTAAAPPPPLQIKIVPASLQSDMATPVIVTTATGMGQTAVSSSAVAVSLQMAQAQPTAIVATPVEEASADESSEQMEVEWNVSPMAADGTAGTQCVRAGCTNPAVESRDWDKEYCSNECVATHCRDIFMAWCSIRGQNSTTVK encoded by the exons ATGGAG tTCCCGGGTGGCAGTGACAACTACATGACCATCACGGGGACGAGCCATCCATTTCTGTCTTCTACG ACCTTTCACACTCCCAGCCTTGGGGATGAAGAATTTGAAATACCACCAATCTCCCTGGATCCTGACACGGCCCTCACCGTAGAGGATGTGGAGGCTCACTTCGATGAGCTGACTGACAGctcaggaggaggggggggaccTCTGGGAGCAGGTGGCCTGTCCCAGAATGCTGTTGTTGGGGGCACGGACCCTTCCTTTGCCTCCACGTATGTGAGTGCGCAGACACAGGGCCTCGAACACCTGAGTCTGGGGGTCATGAACCAGTCTGGAGGGAGTGCACTTCTGAGTTCCACACTGGCAGTG GACCTTGGTCACTCAATGGACTCCCATTTCAGTAGCTCGTCTCCAATGCCCATTGATGTGCCCCTGGGTGATATGAGTGATGGTGTACTGGGTCACAATCAGCTGACCACCATTGACCACTCGGAGCTGAGTGCACAGCTGGGCCTAAGCCTGGGAGGCGCAGTGATGCTGTCGCGCACCAAATCTCCGGACCAGCCCCTGTCAGCCACGCCCTCACCTGCAGGCTCCCTGCAGGACGAAGATATGGACGATTTCAGACAG AGCGTCCTGATAGATCCgccggtctctctctcctcccctgtgaTTGTGTCGCATATGCCCTCGTTGGCAGGCACCTCGCAGGCCTCTGCAGCCTCTCCAGCCCTCGTGCGGAGGATTGGGGGCAAACCCGCCATGGGGGCCATTGCGGGTGTGGGTAGCGGGCCGGGGGtgaagaaggggaggaggaagaaagatcCCAACGAGCCGGCGAAGCCCGTGTCGGCGTACGCCCTCTTCTTCAGGGACACGCAGGCGGCCATCAAGGGCCAGAACCCGAACGCCACCTTTGGGGAGGTGTCCAAAATTGTGGCCTCCATGTGGGACAGCTTGGGCGATGAGCAGAAGCAG GTGTACAAACGGAAGACTGATGCTGCTAAGAAGGAGTACTTGAAAGCACTCGCTGCCTACAGGGCAAATATGCTGTCCAAG cCCTCTGCTGAGCTGCTGGACGCTCCCGCCTCCCCTCCCTTGTCAGCGCCGTCCCCTGTGCCCGTGGCTCCCCCTGCTGTCCAGGCCCGGCCCATCCGGCTGGCCCACAACCCCGACCagaacaccatcaccaacatCTGCGCCTCCAACATCATCCTGGACCTCCCGCAGGTCACCACGCGCTCGCGCACCGGCGCCCTGCCCGCCACCGTCATGGCCCCCGCGCCCACCCTGGCCGTTACCGCCGCCGCCCCGGCGCCCACCGTCACCAAGATCATCATCTCCAAGCAGATGCTGCAGGGCCTGCAGGCCCAGGGCGCCCAGATCCACCAGATCCCCACCTCCATGGTGACGGTGATCCCGGGCGGCATGCGGGCGCTGCAGACCACCATCGCCGGCGGTGCCACGCGCCAGCCGCCGCCGCTGCAGCAGATGCAGCACACGCCTCCGCCCCCGCGCCTCCAGCAGATGGTGCACTCCTCCGCCCTGCCGCCGCTGCAGGCCAAGCCGCGGGTCACGGCCGCCGCGCCGCCGCCCCCGCTCCAGATCAAGATCGTCCCGGCCTCGCTGCAGTCGGACATGGCCACGCCCGTCATCGTGACCACGGCGACGGGCATGGGCCAGACCGCCGTCTCGTCCTCGGCGGTGGCGGTCTCGCTGCAGATGGCGCAGGCTCAGCCTACGGCGATCGTGGCCACTCCTGTGGAGGAGGCCTCAGCAGACGAGAGCTCAGAGcag ATGGAGGTGGAATGGAACGTGTCCCCGATGGCGGCGGATGGCACGGCGGGCACCCAGTGTGTGCGCGCCGGCTGCACCAACCCAGCCGTGGAGAGCCGGGACTGGGATAAGGAGTACTGCAGCAACGAGTGTGTGGCCACCCACTGCAG GGACATCTTTATGGCTTGGTGCTCCATCAGAGGCCAGAACTCGACAACGGTCAAGTGA